The stretch of DNA ATTTTGCTCGACTGGGGTGCCTATATGCAACCAGACAATCAAGCATCAGCCCAGGAAAGTGTAGCAACGACAACAACGATCCCAAGTGAACAAATAGAATTTAAACAAATCCAAACAGAAGTAACAGACGCAGTTGGGAAAGTAAGTGACGCTGTAGTGGGGGTTGTAAATATTCAACAAGGTGGAGGTTCCATCTTTAGTCCACCAGGTGCGACAGAAGCAGGAACTGGATCGGGTGTTGTGTATAAAAAAGAAAACGGCAAAGCGTATATCGTTACAAACCATCACGTAATCGATAAAGCATCAAAAATTGAAGTAAGCTTATCCAACGGTACGAGAGTGGAAGCAACTTTGTTAGGTAGTGACAGTTTAACAGATTTAGCAGTGTTAACGATAGAAGAAGAGCATGTATCTCAAGTTGCGGTTTTTGGTGACTCCGATACGATTACGCTTGGTGAGCCAGTTATTGCAATTGGTAACCCACTAGGATTAGAGTTTTTCGGGTCCGTTACACAAGGGATTGTGAGTGGTACGGAAAGAACGATACCAGTGCTTTATGATAGAAGTGGCCAACCACAATGGGAGGCAGATGTTATTCAAACAGATGCAGCCATTAACCCAGGTAATAGCGGTGGCGCACTAGTAAACTTACGAGGTGAAGTCATCGGAATTAATTCCATGAAAATTGCTCAGTCACAAGCAGAAGGTATCGGGTTTGCGATTCCAATCAATACGGCAAAACCAATCATTGAAGATTTAGAAATGCATAATGAAGTAAAAAGACCATTTATGGGTATAGGGTTAATGTCCCTTTCTGATATTTCACTAGAACATCAAAGAAATACATTGAAACTTCCAGAAGAAGTAACACACGGTATTGTCGTGACAGGTGTAGAGCAGCAATCACCAGCCTTTAATGCAGGGTTAAAGCAATACGACGTTATCGTAAAATTAGACGATACCGAAATAAAAGGCACATTAGAACTACGAAAATACTTATATAACAGCAAAAATGTCGGAGATACGATGAAAGTCACGTATTATCGAGACGGTAAGTTACAAGAAACGGAAATGACGTTAATCGAACAAGTATTTTAATTAAAAAACGAATTGAGGCGGTAAGATGGAAAATAAAGAAGAGCAAGTTAAGAAGCCATTAGCCAAATGTTTAGATGTTCGAAAAATTGCCGAGAAATATAGTAAAAAAGGGTTTAAAGTAGAAGTATGTAAACCACGGATAAGTTTAATAAAAGAATTAGACTTACAAATTTCATTATAAATAAGCTACAAACATAAACATAAAAAAACGGCCATCACATTTGGCCGTTTTTTATTTTGATATTAATTGATCCATTTGTACTTTTTGATATAGATGAATAATTTGGTCATCATCTAGAGGTAACAAATCTTCTTCTAAATGAAATCCGTAATCTACTAAAGTTTGTTCTACGCTTTCTCGTTCATAGTCTGTCAAAAAGTATTTTCTAGAAATTATCATCTTATCTCACCGCCATCTTTCCTTAATGATTAGTAGTATTATTATTATTTTTCCATTTTCATAGATTTATATACATAAAAGATAAGAAATGAGTCTTCTTAACTAGTTTTCACTTAAAATATCCAACTCTATTATAATACGTAAACCAATTCATTAAGTTACAAATTATTAAAAAAATTTTGTAAACAGTTTTACGATGTATTTTATGTGAAAAGAGTAGGTGATGTGACGGGTTCTCGCATGGTAACAGTTACCTTTATCGTGTCAAACAAACGTTTGATTGAGAACAATCCGTTCCTTATGCTAAACGGATTTATTCTAGTAGTTTTTGGGGCGCGTGTTAAAATATTTTTATAGCAAGAATCTTACAATGAGGGAGAAAAAACAATTGAGTAAGAGTACGATAAAATTTTATGAAATTCCTAAATGGGGACGTTATTTACGCGGTAAATGGGAAGCATCATTCGCTAGTCATTTATCAACGGTTGAAAAAGAAGCAATCTATTTTAAATCTTTTTTATGGCATTTATGTAGCTGGGAGAAAGTAGATTGTTATGAAAAACACGACGCAATCAAGATGTTTGAGAGACAGGAAAAAATGAAGTGTACGATATTTTATGAACATACGGAAGAGGCTTATCTCATTGATAACGCTAAAAACTTATCTGTTAAAGATTTACCCCATGACCAATTTCACATGTATTATGGGGATATGTACGTAATGGATTGGAATGGTCAGTGGACATTTATAATGACGCACGAAAGTGAATGTGGACCATATTTTATTAATGCATCTCGGAAAAGTAAAAAACGCTCAAAATAAATCCGAGCGTTTTCACTGTTTTTAATTCTATTGCCGCGCCTCAATCTTATAAACAAACTCTGTAAAAACGACTAGTCGTTCCATATGTGTTCTTATTTTGCGATTCCATGTTCCTGTGCAAGTGACTAAATTGAGTCTTCTTTTATTAGTTGGCCCAAACACTTGCTGCAGTGGTGCATCTTGATAAGGAAATGTTTCTTTTTTGATCACAACGAAAACTAGCTTATGCCCGTTTTCATCTATAATGGAAACAAAATCTCCTTGCTGAAGCTTTTTTAAGTTGTAAAAAATAGCAGGACCAACATAACCGTCCACATGGCCAGCTAAAACAGCATTACCAGGCTCACCAGGGGAAACGCCATCAGCAAACCAAGCTACTTCCTCTGTTTGATCGGTTATATTCATAACCCCGTTTT from Sutcliffiella cohnii encodes:
- a CDS encoding S1C family serine protease; its protein translation is MGYYDDHMRSEKMKKERGGSGKIFIAAISGGIVGALIVVAMLPILLDWGAYMQPDNQASAQESVATTTTIPSEQIEFKQIQTEVTDAVGKVSDAVVGVVNIQQGGGSIFSPPGATEAGTGSGVVYKKENGKAYIVTNHHVIDKASKIEVSLSNGTRVEATLLGSDSLTDLAVLTIEEEHVSQVAVFGDSDTITLGEPVIAIGNPLGLEFFGSVTQGIVSGTERTIPVLYDRSGQPQWEADVIQTDAAINPGNSGGALVNLRGEVIGINSMKIAQSQAEGIGFAIPINTAKPIIEDLEMHNEVKRPFMGIGLMSLSDISLEHQRNTLKLPEEVTHGIVVTGVEQQSPAFNAGLKQYDVIVKLDDTEIKGTLELRKYLYNSKNVGDTMKVTYYRDGKLQETEMTLIEQVF
- a CDS encoding class F sortase, with amino-acid sequence MRKLFFLSVLFLLSGNLVSAEVHSLKEAKPVQIVIPAIDVAASIYPSHLNENGVMNITDQTEEVAWFADGVSPGEPGNAVLAGHVDGYVGPAIFYNLKKLQQGDFVSIIDENGHKLVFVVIKKETFPYQDAPLQQVFGPTNKRRLNLVTCTGTWNRKIRTHMERLVVFTEFVYKIEARQ
- a CDS encoding DUF4275 family protein, which gives rise to MSKSTIKFYEIPKWGRYLRGKWEASFASHLSTVEKEAIYFKSFLWHLCSWEKVDCYEKHDAIKMFERQEKMKCTIFYEHTEEAYLIDNAKNLSVKDLPHDQFHMYYGDMYVMDWNGQWTFIMTHESECGPYFINASRKSKKRSK